In a single window of the Falco rusticolus isolate bFalRus1 chromosome 11, bFalRus1.pri, whole genome shotgun sequence genome:
- the HYI gene encoding putative hydroxypyruvate isomerase isoform X1 translates to MSLRFSANLSWLFPELPELPARLEAAAAAGFRAAEAAWPAGCPAPALRAAAERAGVRIVLLNTPPGDPEAGEMGLAAVPGRQAAFRQGLAAAVQYAKAVGCPRIHLMAGRVPLGTDRAAVAGKMETTFIENLRYAADLLAQGGITVLQEDLTGLVEPINNRITDPRYYLNTLHQAAAILEKVERPNLKLQLDLFHCQIMDGNLSRNLETYFPLIGHIQIAQVPGRHEPDSPGELNFPYIFELLESLGYTGYVGCEYAPKGDTLEGLGWLRSYWESRGLQHGGTSKTAE, encoded by the exons atGTCGCTGCGCTTCTCCGCCAACCTCTCGTGGCTGTTCCCGGAGCTCCCGGAGCTCCCGGCGCGGCtggaggcggcggcggccgccgggtTCCGGGCGGCGGAGGCGGCCTGGCCGGcgggctgcccagccccagcgctgcGGGCCGCGGCGGAGCGGGCGGGGGTGCGGATCGTCCTCCTCAACACCCCGCCCG GGGACCCGGAGGCGGGTGAGATGGGGCTGGCGGCCGTGCCCGGGCGCCAGGCTGCCTTCCGCCAGGGCCTGGCCGCGGCGGTGCAGTACGCCAAGGCGGTGGGCTGCCCCAG GATCCACCTGATGGCTGGGCGGGTTCCCCTGGGCACAGACCGGGCAGCAGTGGCAGGCAAGATGGAAACAACCTTTATCGAGAATCTCAGATACGCTGCTGACCTCCTGGCCCAG GGTGGCATTACTGTGTTACAGGAAGACCTGACTGGACTGGTGGAGCCTATTAACAACCGTATCACTGACCCTCGTTACTATCTGAACACCCTGCACCAAG CTGCTGCCATCCTGGAGAAGGTGGAGCGGCCCAACCTGAAGCTGCAGCTG GATCTCTTTCACTGCCAGATCATGGATGGGAATTTGTCACGCAACCTGGAGACATACTTCCCACTCATTG GTCATATCCAAATTGCACAGGTGCCAGGGCGGCATGAGCCTGACAGCCCTGGGGAGTTGAACTTCCCCTACATCTTCGAGCTTCTGGAGTCCCTTGGCTACACTGGCTACGTGGGGTGCGAGTATGCTCCAAAAG GAGACACCCTAGAAGGTCTGGGCTGGCTGCGCTCATActgggagagcagagggctgcagcatgGTGGGACCAGCAAGACTGCAGAGTAA
- the HYI gene encoding putative hydroxypyruvate isomerase isoform X2, whose translation MSLRFSANLSWLFPELPELPARLEAAAAAGFRAAEAAWPAGCPAPALRAAAERAGVRIVLLNTPPGDPEAGEMGLAAVPGRQAAFRQGLAAAVQYAKAVGCPRIHLMAGRVPLGTDRAAVAGKMETTFIENLRYAADLLAQEDLTGLVEPINNRITDPRYYLNTLHQAAAILEKVERPNLKLQLDLFHCQIMDGNLSRNLETYFPLIGHIQIAQVPGRHEPDSPGELNFPYIFELLESLGYTGYVGCEYAPKGDTLEGLGWLRSYWESRGLQHGGTSKTAE comes from the exons atGTCGCTGCGCTTCTCCGCCAACCTCTCGTGGCTGTTCCCGGAGCTCCCGGAGCTCCCGGCGCGGCtggaggcggcggcggccgccgggtTCCGGGCGGCGGAGGCGGCCTGGCCGGcgggctgcccagccccagcgctgcGGGCCGCGGCGGAGCGGGCGGGGGTGCGGATCGTCCTCCTCAACACCCCGCCCG GGGACCCGGAGGCGGGTGAGATGGGGCTGGCGGCCGTGCCCGGGCGCCAGGCTGCCTTCCGCCAGGGCCTGGCCGCGGCGGTGCAGTACGCCAAGGCGGTGGGCTGCCCCAG GATCCACCTGATGGCTGGGCGGGTTCCCCTGGGCACAGACCGGGCAGCAGTGGCAGGCAAGATGGAAACAACCTTTATCGAGAATCTCAGATACGCTGCTGACCTCCTGGCCCAG GAAGACCTGACTGGACTGGTGGAGCCTATTAACAACCGTATCACTGACCCTCGTTACTATCTGAACACCCTGCACCAAG CTGCTGCCATCCTGGAGAAGGTGGAGCGGCCCAACCTGAAGCTGCAGCTG GATCTCTTTCACTGCCAGATCATGGATGGGAATTTGTCACGCAACCTGGAGACATACTTCCCACTCATTG GTCATATCCAAATTGCACAGGTGCCAGGGCGGCATGAGCCTGACAGCCCTGGGGAGTTGAACTTCCCCTACATCTTCGAGCTTCTGGAGTCCCTTGGCTACACTGGCTACGTGGGGTGCGAGTATGCTCCAAAAG GAGACACCCTAGAAGGTCTGGGCTGGCTGCGCTCATActgggagagcagagggctgcagcatgGTGGGACCAGCAAGACTGCAGAGTAA